GCTGACTTTAATTTGTTCCCTAAAATGTGGAAGAAGTTTCCTTTGTTTCACTCTACTAACCTCCGTAAGATCTGCCAACTCTGATTTATCACATAAAAATTGTCTCCCAATTGTGAACTGAACTTACAGAGCTCAAGTGCACTCTGTTGCCAAGTCTCCTGCCAAGATAAAATCAAAGTTTTATCATCTGTACTCAAGCCACTATCAGTCTTTAAAGCAATGTCTTTCTACGAATATTTGGCAAGTTCTCACCCTCCACAGAATCCAAACTACTGTCGCAGGGATGAACTCCCAGATCACTTAAGGAGAGCCTGCTGCCGTGTGATGAattctagaagaagaagtaagttAAGTTCTTCATCAAGTTAGCAAACACCATTCCCACCTTCCTTAGGAACTTGTAAAGACCAGAGCCTGTGAGATATCTTGAGCAAATATCCGGTCAAATTTCATAGTCATTAACACACAACACAACAGTCATATAATATCATCCTTTTATGGTTAAGCATGTGAAAGGAGTTGAGTTTTCCATGCACACAACACCATATTATGAAGTTGATCTGTGGTGGGATTTCATGCGTCGAAACGAAAGAACTAGGGAAGTTATCAACTCCTTCAGCAGCCAACTTCGCATATAAAGTGTATTAATTGGCTATCAAAAATGAATAGATCATTAGGCTAATAGGGGTTATCAAATCCCATTGTACGAATCTAGTTGATCAAGTGGCgactattgttttttttttattttttatatgaatATGGATTTCGGTAAACTTTGAAATTTTGGCCGTACTTGTAAGAGAGTCTTTGGTGAATTTGAGTTCGGCTAAATGTAAGTTTGATAAAAGGCCGTTTCACTTCTACATTTTCTTGCGATCCTTCTGAATAAAAATCCAATTAAATTGCGACAACCGAGACCTTTATCTAGGGAAGTCATGAAGCCATTGACCGCATAGTTAGTTGGATCTCACTCAAGGAGGTAAATCCCCTTATCTGAATCGAAGAACCTATACAACATTTTTATATCATTGCAAACCTGAATAGATCGTAGTTTTTACCACTTGTAACCAAATTTTATCCGCGTAACTGAATATTTTCCTATGCAATATCATAAACAAATAAAGACAAGAGAAGAAGTTTTGAAAAAAACTATAATACTAATCAAATGATACAGGAAATTAAGATAAACATATGTTTACATATGATATGATTTTTGTATAGAATTTCaactatatatattttttttttttgaagcatgagaaAATAAGAAACAGGCCAAGATTACTATTATACGTCGGTGCATTGCACCCATAATTTGATAGAATCTGGTGGAGAAAAAGAGGGATTACGTGATCCTATATTGAGGTTGATAACTTTCTTGTTTGGCCTCCATCTTCTGAATATCACAGTGAGTTTGTCGTATTTTTTCACTTATTTTGGTAATCATTTTTAACTAAAATTTGAAAAagtgaaacaaaaaaataatatttctttaaaaaaaagacataataaaaaaaattgtggatATGGATAGATACATAGATACAATCATATGGATCAACTGTTAATTCTGGAAGCAGATACTCTAATTAAATAATGGATATCCAAATTATATATAAATGAGCACAATTTGAAATGTATAAAACCACCATTAACCCTTTGAATATCATTCGTTCAAAATTAACGGTTGATATTAAGATCGGTAGATAGTAAGGTTTGTTGTCTCGAATTCATtatttttttgtaggaatgtaccgtcttataagaaaaatatatcatcaaaatattagactTAAACTCATTGTCGTTTGGATTTTGTGAAAAAAATGGAACAAATCATATCTGACATCGTCCATTTAAGAGTGTCCATGAATCTTTCCTCGTAtataatatatgtatatattttagtGTTTGGTATTTTAACCACGGATCCCAAAGAATTCCAGTCATCCCTTGTTTATCCCAAATGAAATTGTAGAAGTTTGTTAGAAGTATCGGTTAAGTTAGAGTCCATAACGCTCCAGTCATCCCTTGTTTAGGGATACAATGAAAACTAAAGATCATtttaagtaaaaatttaaaataaaggaTGAGAATTCAATGAGGCTCCTATCAGCTTACGGATACAATGAAAACTAGGAGCACAAAACTTATTTCTTGTTGGTTCCACCTATTTGCCATCCATCCTTTTTCTATTTGCCACTCATCTtaatcctggctaaattgggtcATATAGCTAGATGAAAAAATAGGATCATTAAGAAATaattcatagaaaccccttaaccaactattttTTTAATGGCTAgtttatccctgattaattagtgttaattagggtgattagtggtaaaatatagtgttagatgtgaaattaacttgtgttaattaatcatctgaacatgaataaatttgaaattttgaaattttttgaagaacaccaactcagaatcggtatatgttgCCAAAAACATATATCGATTGTAACCTCAAAATCATACATGGATTTTTTGAAATTAGCTTCTACCCAGAATCgatttatatggacatgaaaatcaaccgaCTACCCATAATCAGTTTATATtggcatgaacgtaaaccgattgtgggtaaattttctcttttttatctatgaattatgtgttgttaaacatcaaataaaattaaaattcatcCTATACCCGAGTTAAtgaaatgaaatcgagtatgatttcatactcattttatgatcgagtattaactgaaaaaaatgggttaaccagaatcggtttacacgatacatatgtaaaaaccgattcctgacattgcacaacaggaatcggtttataagaatgctcatgtaatccgattctaacaaaaaaaaaagatacagaaaaattgagaacaacaatcggtttactcgacacacatataaaatcTGATTATAACATTttacatcaacaatcggtttttataagtgctaatgtaatccgattctggttcaaatttctcgaatcAGAAAACATATCAAGGGCAATCGGTCTGTGTGGGCATGAACATAACCGTTTCTATttgcaatcggatcacatatacattaacgttaaccgattctgataaaccaggaaaattttgatttaaaaattttcaatttttgagcaattttatgttactaaaacctactttataggattgggttgagaagaaaagaagaagaatccgttgaagtggagatggatatgaatttgatttcgattttagtttttagttttatgattttagttttatgattttgatttttgattttagtttttaaattttatgattttagttttatgattttgattttagttttaaattttatgattaggatttgaAGGGGACAGattagtagtattaatatttgatagaggATAAAATAAtagtttcatcaaacttagacaccccttatcattctttATGAGATGGATGAAAAAATTCATAGGCCCTAATTAAGTGTCACAGGCCCCAATTTAGCTAGGATATTAATTGCCTTCCCTATTTATCCTATTTACCACTTATCCTGAATGCTGCTGTTTGACATTTTTATTCATATCAACACTAAAACCACCCAAATTATAAACAAAAAGAAACTAACACTAAAACAATCATTCTTCTCTCCTATCTCTTCTGTATGCTatgtttcttcttcctttctttttgttcaaagaacaaaaaagaaactTTTTGATCGATTATGATCAACCCTATAAATCTAAGAAGGAGAGTTTAAATTATTCAAGTTTTACAAATTTAAAGAACTTAAAAGTGAATTTGGAGAACTCATATATAGATTTATGGGAACCGTGTATAACCAAAACTCATCGAATTTTTCATCAACCACAACCAAAGTCATGGTTCTGAATACCTATACCTATCGATTAAGTTTATCTTCTTCCATTAAATCATTTACACCCATGCGCCAATCTTAATGAATCCATTTTTTTCTCAAAAGAAAATCAATCGTACTTATTTTTTTATGAAGACAAAGTGAGACAAAATTTCAATCTTGTATTCTTGTTTGTGGTTCACAAATGGACCTGTGGAGAATTTAATCATACAGTCTTATCGATGTTAAGAtgcatttttcatttttaattgcttgattgagttttcttctgttttattttttttcatggaACAGAGTTTATGGGTCACGTGTAGATTTTTCAAACAAGTTGATCAAATCTCAGTCGTGAACTTTAAAATATCTAATGGCTAAAAGGTATTGTTAAATTTTGTAAAAAAATTCATATCGTCAATTGATCTGTATTATGTTTGACTTTTTATAGGTGGTGAGTAGGAAAAACACAATTGAAAAGCAAGATAGTTTTAAAAATTCTAAGAtgggtggtaaataggaaaaatatgGGTGGCAAATAAGTGGAACCTTCTTCTTACCTATTTTAATGtagctaagagcaactgcagtggtgcgagtataatcaAAGATTAAAGACCAAAAAAACGactaaatttgagtttagtctggtgtgtgacgccaCGGGGAGAAGACTAAATATCGTCGAGCGTGCACTATACATTCCCCTGGTGTGGGGTGTAAACTATACGTAGACCCGATGAGAATCCAAAAAACAAGaaattccaaaaaacaaaaaaaaaatggggcggaggtataaagcccgtcACATATATAAAGTGAATAAAATAAAAGAGTGGGGCGGAAGTATAATCCCCGCcccaccaaaaagaaaaaaaaaaatggggcggaggtataaagcacaCCTGGTATGGAGCGGGGACTTTATGCACGCCTGGTGTGGAGTGTTAACTATACACCCGTCTGgtggtggggcgttaactatacgttcgctcgactatatttgattttggtcttggtgttggaccaaatatagtctgaaatttgatctttggtccggATTTTAATCGATAATTCGTCCGCTATGTCTCGTTTTTTGACCAAATATTTGGTtgtactcgcccactgtggttgctctaacagAATATGACATATTGGATTCCTAGTTCTTCGGACCCTGGTGAGTGGAAATATATCACTCTTTTTATAAAACAAGATACCAAGTCGTACTGGCTTAAGACTTAGCTATAAACATTATATATATGGTCATAGTTGAAATCTTAACAGCTGATTGATGGTAACTGTTCGGTTGAACCTCGGATTGTGATGGCTTATTTATGTGGCAAATATTTTTGAAGTGATAAATGAGACTAGTTGAAAGTCCATGgacatttatttatttacttcATTGGACCCTACATCCTATGACTTATCATTAAATCTATTCAAAATCTGCACAGGAGACAACCGAAATATGAGAACATATCGAACTATTTGTTATCTATATGATGCGCTATATTTGGTATTTAggagaaaatttttgatggggcgAAATCCGAAGGGGATGTGGGGATCAATCACAAGCCGgcagtttttcttcttaatttggaCGGTTTATAACTAACTTTAATTGTGATTGTACACTCCCAAATTACCCCTCCATTAATTCCAGAATAAAGATCATCAAGTATCTAAAGTAATAACTAACCGGTCAAACCAACCGATGATATATGGAAACGAATAAAACACGATCTCACTGATATTGAAAAGATCTTTTGAAAACCTGAACTTTGTTTTCCTCTGTTATTTACGGTTCTTCAAGCAGATGTAAGTTCTTGATCTAAACTCTAAGACTAATTATTCACGATCTCACTGATATCTCGTTCTATATCACATGGCTATGCTATCCAGACATCTATATTTTTTCTAAATTTTAACCAATTTATAACTTATTTTTCTATCAACAGAATAGAAGAGCAAGAGAAAAAAGTTATTCAATTGATTTGAATGAAACTGCTGATCCAGGAGAATCTATATCGGAGGAGAACTATGTTCAAACAATTACCGAAGTGAGTGTGGTTACTGGAAAGCCTATGGAAAATGACGAAAACATAATGGGACGAACCTTCAAGTCTGACGATGATGCATATGAATTTTATAATGCTTATGCAAGGACAGTTGGATTCAGCGTGAGAAAACaatatgcttcaaaaagaaaagcaGATAAAGAAGTTATGGGAAGGATATTTTGTTGTTCGCGTGGAGGAGAACGCGAAAAACACCCTAGGGGGACACCAACTAAACCTCGAGCGCTGAAGCGAACTGGTTGTATGGCAAGAATGTGAATTAGGATTAATGACGACGAAACATATTCTATTGTGAGTTTTGTGACGGAGCATAACCATGAGCTTTCTTCCCAAGATAAGGTGCATTTGTTGCGATCACAAAGAAAAATACAACCTGCTCAAGCTACTTTAATAAATAATATGGTTTCTGCAGGATTTGGAGCAACTAGGATTTTTTCGTATATGAGCGAAGAAGCAGGAGGGCCGCAAAATCTTAATTTTACTCAAGAAGATTGTAATAATTTGGTGCAGGCAAAACGTATTGATCATCTAAAAGAAGGTGATGCGAAAGTTCTTTTAGCTTAtttcaaaagaaagcaaaaagaaaataagTCATTTTTCTACACTATTCAAGTTGGCGATGACGACCGTATTATGAATTGTTTCTGGTGCAATGATAAATCTAGACTACATTATAGACTTTTTGGCGATGTTGTTTGTTTTGGCACCACATTTAAGACTAATGGTTATGACATGCCATTTGCACCaattgttggggtgaacaatCATGGTCAGACTATACTTCTCGGATGTGCTTTACTAAAAAACGAGACTACAGATTCATTTGTATGGTtgtttgaaacattcctagaTGTAATGGAAGGAAAAGAAATGAAAACTATATTCACTGATCAGGCAAGTCAGATGGCTACAACAATTAAACAGGTATTTCTTAATGCTCATCATCGTTTGTGTTTACGGCATATTTTTCAAAATGCTTCCAAGCATTTGTCAAATATATTTGGTACTCATAAATCATTTGCAAGTGATTTTAGAAAATGTATTTATGATTACGAGACTGAGGATGAGTTTTTGTTGGGCTGGGAGCAATTACTTGAAACATACGACTTAAAAGATAACAAATGGTTGAATAACTTGTTCAAGTTACGTGACAAATGGTCACAAGTATACGGAAGAGAACATTTTTGTGCTGGTATGACAACCACTCAAAGAAGCGAGAGTATTAATAATTACTTCAAGAAATACTTTAAGAAGAAACAAACTCTTTCAGAATTTGTGGTCCAGTCTAATAAAATAGTGGATGCGCGGCGTGAAAAGGCTAGAAAAGCGGACCACA
This genomic stretch from Papaver somniferum cultivar HN1 chromosome 5, ASM357369v1, whole genome shotgun sequence harbors:
- the LOC113280245 gene encoding protein FAR1-RELATED SEQUENCE 6-like is translated as MGRRYKAHLNRRAREKSYSIDLNETADPGESISEENYVQTITEVSVVTGKPMENDENIMGRTFKSDDDAYEFYNAYARTVGFSVRKQYASKRKADKEVMGRIFCCSRGGEREKHPRGTPTKPRALKRTGCMARM
- the LOC113280246 gene encoding protein FAR1-RELATED SEQUENCE 5-like, producing the protein MVSAGFGATRIFSYMSEEAGGPQNLNFTQEDCNNLVQAKRIDHLKEGDAKVLLAYFKRKQKENKSFFYTIQVGDDDRIMNCFWCNDKSRLHYRLFGDVVCFGTTFKTNGYDMPFAPIVGVNNHGQTILLGCALLKNETTDSFVWLFETFLDVMEGKEMKTIFTDQASQMATTIKQVFLNAHHRLCLRHIFQNASKHLSNIFGTHKSFASDFRKCIYDYETEDEFLLGWEQLLETYDLKDNKWLNNLFKLRDKWSQVYGREHFCAGMTTTQRSESINNYFKKYFKKKQTLSEFVVQSNKIVDARREKARKADHISVSTQPDLTSVWEVEKKAAEIYTRNTFNEFHSELLRLVDLYFELDTDDGTTNIYKVSSYIGEREPRTVRITSSNLTFQFSCRKFEFSGILCAHILKVLRHLKLFDLPSHYYLKRWTIEASNIIVVFDSQGNNIMVDCDPSLYTRYSELSHLALSVAKSGCVNEELSIVTKQALLRVLEEIKSHSTTQPSSMEDVYERNLLERDDEDIQQVNITVKDPIRKKKKEESLPKDTRAVHRKEKKGKKLAKVSLVNYPEI